The genomic stretch GTACAAGTGAGGAAGGAAATAAGTTGAATGGGTTATTGAGTTCAAATGCAGACTGTGATATTGGAATTTGTGTATTTGACAAATGAAGAGAATGGAAAAGGTATAGGTTGAAGATAAAGAGGGAGATCAGTGGAGATTGGAGACCGAAGGAGTGTTGTTACCTTTGCTTttacttactttttttttttttttttttNNNNNNNNNNNNNNNNNNNNTTTTTAATGCTTTCGAACctataattttgtaaaaatatCGTTATGGATGCTTGGaagaaaactctctctctctctctcttgttcagGCTGtctttggtatgcattctccaAATATATTCTAGGGTTATTCAcctggaaaaaaatatatatatttgagtCTAAAATGCATTCTTAGGCTGCGTTTAGTATACATTTTTCGAATGCCCTCTGGGTCATTAATGCATTCCTGGAATATACATTATATATCAACCTAGAATGCAATATGCAAAGattgcataccaaacacagcatgAGTCTGTGTTGACATGCATTCTCGGAACATATTATAGGGCCTACAACACATTCTGAAGCACGATTCTTCTCTAATTTCTTGCTTTAGAATGTGAATTAGACCCAAAATACATTCCAAGAATACATATCATACACAGCTTAATTTACTGTATCCATGTAACCCACAATATTTAATTTCCAAACTCTCTTGAGCCCTTGGTTCAAATTTAATTTAAGATgaataaaatcaaaaaattcaacctttttgtttcaatgatgaaaaaaaaaaaagaacttaatAGAGAAACTCATTTTTCATTGAACTACAGATATAGAAAATGGaagcataaaaaaaatgataaatactGTGGTGTCATAAACCTAGCTAGGTATGGAAAAGCCCCAACAAACAGGATTATAAGACATGATTATTACCACAGGGCAACTAGGCTAGAGGTGAATGcatgatttttcttcttggtcTAGCTTGCCTAGACCAACAACTGCATCAGCAATCACAATGGTTTATACCCTTTAAATTGCAAAATATTTTTGAACAATCACATCTTCTTGATCATCagtcatcattttatttttatttttttctctgaaaAAGTTTCATGAAATGTGCCTAAATTGGGAGCATGGAGGCTGCAATTATCCATAACCAAAAAGGTTTATGCTTCTTTGCTTCTCATTATAGCCTATTAtaatttgtttgaaaaaaaactaAAGGAGCAGTGTACTTAAGTCTGAACAATGGGCTTTGGGCATCCACAACTCATTTGTAATGTTATGCCATCCCAAATTTTGAGAGAATTTTTGGCCAAAGAGAAACCTACCTCGTCAATACAAGTTATTTTACTTAACCTTATAATAGATATATGTAATATAGAAAAATGAGGTATGCTTTAAAGTCTCTATGTTTACAGTATCTATTTTCCATGATTTAGGCACGGAAAAATCAGAAGTTCCGAAATTAAGGAAAGGGATACAAAagcaaaaaatagaagaagctCAAGGCATGCCAATTAGGTCACATATAAAGTTTGGGATTCTATTCCATTCATATGAAAGCATTAAGTATCTTTTTCTGTAGAATTCTAATGTTAGGAATTTCATAATTCTTTTTATTAATGTATTTTGAATAACAGTAGAGTATAATAATTAAATTCAAACTTGACATATGAGCAAGTGAAATTTTAAATGGAAAGGATAGGGTTAGGCAAAGGCAGTTAAAGCATGCAAGATTCAAATGTAGGACTGGGATGGTGGGTGTTGGACCTAATATTTCTATCTAGTGAATAGGCTAATTtatatctaccaaaaaaaagaataggcTAATTTATATATGTATGGTATATCATATGTCATTTgtatgtattattattattattattattattattattatgggtaAAATATTTGCAGACCGCTAACTAAAATTTGAATCTACACATAGGTACCCCTTAATATTCAAATTATTGTAATAACGCCCTATAAAATGTCTTATATATCCCATAATTTCAGTGTTGCCCTAATACGCACACTTcaaggggttgaaatcgtctgcaattccgatctcatataattctgtgaaataccacctttagggggtgacacgtgtattgataccaatgcaatggtccagatctggtacaaataataaaaccttaagtcagtgaagagtcatttaaatcagatctgaaccattatattggtatcaatacacgtgtcacccctgaaaatgatattttatgaaattatatgagatcgaaattgcagacgatttttttcccacttCAAGGCTTAAAAGTGTCAAAAATCAAACTCCTCTCTCTCCAtaaatttttctctctaaaaactctctacctctctctctctagacccTCCCATTCTCTCACCGACATTCTAGAGCTTCAACAACCGGCCTATTACTCCTATATATAGAGAGTAGGTCCCTCATGTGAGTGTGTGTCCAAAGTGTCAAGTCCCAAGTGAAGTGCAAGTGTGTGTGTCCTAGGTTAGGTGAGTGTAAGTCTTTGTGAGTGAAAGAGTATACGTAGGTGAAAGTGTGAATAGTGAATTACTATTTAAGAATAGTGAGCTGATGATTGAATAGTTTGTAACTATTTGAATGATGTCATCATCACTAAATGTGTGTGTGATAATGTGTATTGTATGTGGGTACACGCAAGTTATGTATTGTGAGTTTATTTCTTCCGCTGTTACTATTATGGGATTCTGCAAGAGGGtagtgtctctctctctcatcctcccATGAAATGGCTTTCTCTATTCATGAAACTGTTCCTTGCCTTTTATTGTCACATCTCAATGCCACTTGCTCAAAGAACTCTCTTCATATTAGTCTTTTAAGGGgttaaaaaaagttaaattACAATAAGGTTCTTAACTTTACCCACACAATGAGGGTTAAGTAAAGGAACTAAACAGGTAAGGTGGGTAAGATTGGAACTCATTTGTTAAAAAGTTTGGATGCGCTGCGCATAACCTCCATTAAAGATGACTGCTTCACTTTATACAATGACTTAATGTATTTTTAggtcataattttttatatgtgcACTTTAGTTAAACTTCTAACTTGCAAATGCCACATAACACATATTTCCACCCTCCTAAAAAAGCTTTGGGCAACTTACCAAGCATAGGCCAATTCCCACACAGTAGTAATTCATTAAAGAGAAACCCATTTGTTTCATTGTTTAATGATATTTCACAtaaattctttctttttcactgCAAATATTGATTGTATACTTTTCTAAAACAAACAATgaaaaatcctatttttttacaaaaaaatttaattttaaaacatgGATGAGAGATTGATCTGAGACATGTTGATTCAATCATAGTTTCTCGACCGGGCATGGAAGCATAGTTTACTGTCTGTAGTGTTTGAACAGAAACAGATAGCTTCCCATGCCCGACCATGGCTGGTCTAGCATGCATCACGCGCCCATGGGTCTTGTAGTGTAAAGCAACTTTTGCCAtctaaataatataaatatatataagggATCCCTATATATAGCAACTAGAGAGGGACCCATACAAATTTGGGAGCTCAATTCGATCTTTTCCTATGGTCTTTAAGAGTCAGGTCTTATTACTTTAATGCTTTCCCAtggcaatatttttttttttttggtgaaacttTCCCATAGCAATTTAATATAGGAAAGGTCATTTCATGAGAGAGGAGCAAGAAAGAgagtagggatgtaaatggaggCTACACTTTCAAATTGAAAACATTctcattttaatatttaattacttAGGATCGAGTTTTCTCCATGGTGGGGAGAAATCCCTTGACCAAAGCTTTCCGGTTAGTAGAAAAGAGTATTGTATAGTAATTGAAGCTATGTTGGACCATTCATGAATAAGGGATGTTTTAAGCCCTAAAATGATGGTTGACCCCTACACTACAGTGTAAGAAAATTTTCTCCTATAATCAAAAGGGTTTCATTGGGTCCGATTCTTTCGATGTATCAATGCATGTTTATTTATGTAAATCATCGACCTTTCTAGACCCATTGAAGAGAATGATGTGTTTTCAAAACAACTTTTCTTGTTgggctttcttttctttaccgcTAGGGAGAGAATTGTTTGAGCAAAAGGTTAATCTACCTCTCATAAagattcatttttctcttttcctcaaAATGTAAAATATGTGAGAAAGAACATTATCTGTCTAGTGTTTCAACAACCGAACACAACCCTACTTTTAACGTTTCAACAGGGGCTATGCTGGGGCATGGGAATGCTGAATGGACAGCATTCCTCCTCCCATaagataatttaaaaaaaaaatcatgcgaTGAGGTTCAAAGagattttttgtaattattattattatggagaAGATTATGGGGAAGAACACAGGCTGTAGGCAGCCtagcaaagataattttcccttattattaGGAGAAAAGAACATTATCCAATTGTATGCTCCTATGCCAAGACATATAAGACAGTGAAATGACCACCTTGTCCCCCTTGTTTGATGCTAAGGCACACAATCCCATTGGATCTGATACTGACACGGGCTACATGATCGAGTAGCATTCTCTCCCCCATAATATTATTAGCGACCAAGAACATTACCTAATTGCGTGGCCCCTATGCTAAAACAAAGGCAAATGGGAACATATGTCAAAACATCCAACATAGGAGTAGGATGGTCACTTTCCTACCACTGTGACTGCACACAAGAGCGCAAGACCGAGttgcatttttccttttttttctctcattcttattaGGGATTGTTTTCCCGTAGCATATGCTATTGTGCTCGCACCAACTGATCAATAGACTAAAAAGCTTTTCTCCTATTATTGTCCAGTGAATTTGGGTATCATGCGCACGATTTCTCCTATCATTGTTCCTAATAACtcttaaaattaaaattcataTTTATACAATGATCATTTTATGTCTctcttccaattttttttttttttttttttgaattttttttgaattttccatcCTCTTCTTAACCATGATTTTATGCGAGCTTTCATACATTTAAGCACCAGATAAAACAACcaagcattagagaaaattaagaaatcaaataaaaagggattgaaatcatctgcaattctGATTTCGTACAATTCCGTAAAATACCATTTTCAGAGGGTGACACATgtactgataccaatacaatgatccaaatctgatacaactaataaaaccttaaatcagtaaAGAAACATTTAAATCAGAACTATACCATTACATTGGTATCACTACACGTCACCCCTGAAGATGATATTTCAcaaaattgtacgagatcaaaattacaaacgatttttttttccataaaaagtGGAAGGGCCCTCTCGAGACACAGGCTGATGCTGATCCATTCATTGCAATAAGGCTGCATTTAGTAGACATTCCTAGAATCCATTCTAGGTCAATAATACCATACCCCTATTTGGATTAATTTCTAGAATCATGTTTGCCATgcaatcccattctcaaaatGTAGAATGCAAACACTGTCTAGATTCATTTTTATCTAAAAtgcattcttgatttttgaataCCAATGGGCAATATTCATAATGATTCAGGAAACTAGAGATCTCATTCTGAATATGTAGATGAATTGCAACTGCTGCATCCTCAAACTCTCTGCTTTGTCCACGAAGAAGAAGCCATCGTCTCTCAAGGCAAGTTCCTCTCCCCAACATCTTCAATGTGACCGCGGCTACCCACTGTTGGGCAAAGGAGGGTTTCCCTCATAGTGTTGGCGATGGAAGCAAAGCTCGGTGTGGCAGGACCCAAAAGGGATTGGCAAATATCTAGTACTCCAATAACATGTCTCAGGCGGTGGTGTCTACAGGCTACACCAAGATCTCTCTCTGTGGCACAATAGGTTTCTATCAAAGCTTGCAAATCTCTATGATGCAATGAGCGTACGCAGGTCTCTGAGTTCATGGTTAATGGTACATCCATGGACAAGAAGTTCCAGGACCTTGATCTtgaatccattaaaaaaattgagaatgaaTAAAAAACCGTAtcgaatcatcaaaaatcagattaCTCCCCAAGTCACCAATTCACAAATTAAACAAAAACTAATCAACAATTACGCCATATCACAATCTAAAGAATTCCCACCACATGAACAAATCAATCTTCAATTCACTTGTTCTATGTTTCAGAACTGTTTTTCAACGAAGAAACTAACTATATAAGTTGTAACGACTTATATATACAGGTACTTCGACTGTCACAAAAGTATCCTAAGCATTCAAATTCTTGCATTGTAACGACTAAGCCCTTTCACCACGGATTCGCCTAGCCAGTTGAATGTCTTTCGGCATAATAGTAACTCTCTTGGCATGAATAGCGCAGAGATTGGTGTCTTCAAACAATCCTACAAGATAAGCCTCAGCAGCCTCTTGAAGCGCAAGCACTGCGTGGCTCTGGAACCTCAAATCCGTctgaaatagaaagaagaaaatgtaaTCAGAAACCCTatttaaattgaaaaaatacAATTTCCCAAAAACGAACAAAGAGAACGATACCTTGAAGTCCTGAGCGATCTCACGAACCAGTCGTTGGAATGGGAGCTTACGGATCAAAAGCTCTGTACTCTTCTGGTACTTACGAATTTCTCTGCCATTGgaaaaagagaatcaagaaattagggttttgaaggaCATTggaaaccaaattaaaaaaagatcATGTTCAGGTTCACACCTAAGGGCGACAGTTCCAGGACGGTATCGGTGAGGCTTCTTGACTCCACCAGTTGTTGGAGCAGACTTCCTTGCAGCCTTCATAGAATTTGcagaaaaattcaaatgaaaTGGTCAGATCCATCACAAAAATTGGACATATATGGAGATGAAATCGAACACAAAATCCATAAAAACAAACCTTTGTAGCGAGCTGCTTCCTTGGAGCCTTCCCTCCAGTGGATTTGCGCGCAGTTTGCTTCGTACGAGCCATTACCCTTAGGTGTAGAAGAAGTAGCAAAAACAATAATCGGATccagaagggaagggaaggaggaagaTTACTGTAGAAAGGATAGCTTTGAGAGAGAGGCCAAGAGATGGGTTATATATACTTGGAAAGAAAGGACGGTTTTCTCGGTGAACAGAAAGGGGAAAGCTCGGAAAAAGCACACGATCCGTGTGCTTCATTCTGATTGGTCCATTCTATCAGACACGGATCGACATATATCACACATTTACAAGTAACGTGTTACTAGGGTGTTAAACGATTTGGTTCAGTTTGACACGGACCTGGGGGTGTAgaagggttgaaatcgtctgtaattccgatctcgtataatttcatgaaataccacctttagggggtgacacgtgtattgatactaatgcaatggttcagatctgatataactaataaaaccttaaatcagtgaaaagtcatttaaatcagatctagaccattgcatttgtatcaatacacgtgtcacccccttaagatggtatttcatggaattttacgagatcggaattgcaggcGATTTTTTTCCGTATAGAAGGcagaaaaagaaatcaaaccgTTCATTAATCGGATTTTGTTAGAGTAATCGCAGCCACTTATGAAAATGATTTCAATTTGAATTTGAGTCTAACAcaattttttgcattttttgtttatttttttaagtgatTCTTGATCTTAAATGCTATATggtaatctaaaaaaaaaaagggattttgtAACCTAGAAGAAACAGGTATGGTTTTTATTTAACAAAATCAGTTCggttagaaaccaatatttacataaaatactATCTTCACCATAGGtttcaaagttgtgatttttaaataaaatctaaaaatagttaataatttttaataaattctaagttataAAAACCATTATTACACAAATAGCTAAAGTCGATGCAGTCCTATTGCCTTTTTAAACTTCTTCTACCATCATCGTAACAAAGATGGTGAATAACAAGTGATTTACCATCTCCCTGGAAACCATATATTTCAAAGAAataagggaagagagatatGTTTCAATCCTCTTTATTGGATTTGTAAGGTTTTGAGCATGCAACCATATTACAATGATTAGTAATTTAATTAAGATGTTAATACTAGTTGGGTTCAGGCTTAAACAAGAATGAGCAAAGATCCTCTTTATTGGATTGGGAGTTTGGGACTACTCTGCAGTTCAGTGTATCAACCTACATTGAACTTTTCAACCTTAGTTTTCCATAAAATCTGCTTGCTATCGACAAAATCCAATAAGTAGATAATACTAATGGCATGGATTCTAGTTTAACAGGtctggaaaaaagaaaaaaaaaaaagggctataTTAGGTGCTCATGTAAAGTAAGATCAAAACCAGGAAATCACAAGAAGAGACTTGAAAATGCCTAGGCACCAGATATGCTGCAAAAAAACCATTCACAAATCACAACAAAAGATCAGACTATGAATCTTGCAATCGGGTTTGCTACAGGGCTTATACTAAAGTTTTCAGGGTAAGACGATTCATTTTcagttcatttcaaaaaaaaaaaaaaatgtaaccaGATTTACCACACTTTTTATCcaatttttgttccaaaaaaatgaaaaaaatccatttttttaaacattacagtacagagcctaacTAATAGATAGTCTATGCATCATGAGTACAAGAACTGATTTCGGCAACCGACTTCCAAATTGATTTGTATCTTGAAAGATTTCTTACACTCTGGGGCTTCACACTGCTTCGCGGCAAACTTTTTGGCTAGTAAGGTACTAATTATGATGTGTACAAATGTATGACCTAATTCCTATCTATAGATTCAAAAAATGTGTTCTATAACTTCCATGAGTGAAAGATCATTGCACTTCTCATTGTCTAGGTAAGacacatcacccatgcttctagattaaaagaaaatgactGATATTAGGAATGAAGGTCCACCTCTAGCATGGATTTAAAAATTAGTATCCCTGATTAGTCATATATCTATCTTTATTAGGCCAATTTCATAACAGAAAATCATTTTATAACCTAAAATCTTCACATTTTAACGGATTCATTAATATTGTATTTATCTTATCAAAATTGATACGCATCAACCAAAACAACCAACatgataccaatacctaaatccCTATTTCTAAGATGATTAACATAGATGGAATATTTTTACAAGGGCAAGACTAATTTCACACGCTCCTATCTAtgccccaccccccaccccccaccccccaccccaaccccaaccccaaccccaaccccaaccctaaAACATACATTAAGCTAACAGGCGGCACAAGACAAGTccttaaaaaagagaaataaggaaatctttcaaaaagagaagaaagagaaacattATGTCATAATGGATGCTAACTTGTGGTAAATCGGCCGTGTGCCTAGTTTCACTTACTTGGGACATAGGAGAGAATGCTACCAAACTTCATAGCAGCTAGAGCCTACTTGCATCTCCCTCCTTAAAACATTATACACCCCCAATTTTGGAAAGAGTCTCACAAAGGCAATGCCTAACAAAGAACTCAATCCCATTGCATTGCCTAACGGCCCTAACCAATACCTTTGAGCGTCTTTAGTTAAAATCTCTAAATTTCCTTAGGAACCAGGGATCAGCTATTGGCACCGTCAAGCCTACGAAAACACATAACTCAACCTAATTAGTCTATTAGATACATTTAGGTTCCATTTCTTAAGAGAACCCCAATGTCAAGTGCTAGAGCCATAAcatcccccccccaaaaaaaaatctttttccaaaaaaaaattgtcacaaGGGTTCCCCTGAACCTGAATGACAAATCTATCCCCCCCCCCTGCGGGACACAAACAGAGAGAGACtcgaggaagaaaaaaaaaaaaaagacatatgCTTCATTCCCAAAGAACAGCAAGCTCAGCCCAAGCCCACTTGACCCTATCCTAACCCAAAAATATCAACCCTAGCCCAGGCCGAGGTCCTATCAGGCACAAGGCCACGGTTGGGTTCTCTCTTTTTGATAAATAAGGGCTCGGGTTTCCCAATCCACACTTGGACGGAGGTAGAAAGGAACATTTCAAAGAGGAACaggaaagagaatgagagacaGATTTAGAAATAGCCATACCATCATACCGAACCTGGCCCAGGTGTCTTATCCGCAAAGAATTCCATATGGTTGCCGAAAGTAAATGAGGCTACAATGGCTACGTGGTGCAATCGCCAGACCAAATCGAAGAATGGTATTTCATCTAAAAAAACGTAGTCAGAACTTTTTTGTATTCAGGAATTTTAACCTttcaatcccccccccccccaaacccaCACACAAAAAACAGTGTCCCAATCGTTTCGTATCATCGAGATTCAGTAACCACATATCTAAAGATAGAATCTGCTTTTCAAACTAGAGATTTTATGATTTTCACAttgaagaaagaacaaaatcTGCAGAATTCAAGCTTCGAACTTATTCTACATAACCTTTTTCAACCACAGATTCccacaagaaaaggaagaaaagagagagagagagagagagagagagagagagagagagagagagggagagagagagagagattaaaacCCCATCAGTCCAGCCATATATACAACCATCTGTAATTTGTCAGTAAAGGATACTTTCATTCCTTCATTAAATCACGCAGCTGTGGCCTTCTTAGCTTTCTTTGCAGCAGGTGACTTTATCGACTTGGGTTGCTTCGGTTTTGCTGGAGTTgatctcttcatcttctttgcaCCAACCTTCTTCACAGGTTTCGCCGTCTTCTTCTTGGCCGGAGTCACCGTCTTCTTCACCGTCTTAGAAGCTTTAGGAGCGGCAGCACCTGATTTGGGTTTAACCACTTTATCCTTCTTCCCTGCAGAAGTCTTCGCAGCCTTAACCACCACATCCTTTTTCCCTGATTCGGACAGTTTGAAAGAAGCCTTGATCTTGATCAGCTTCCCCTTTGCAACACAGTTTTTCAATTGAAGAGCCAAAATTTTCCTGAAATTTGCAGGCAAGACGGCCTTGTGCTTCTCCTCCATGTACTTAGCTATGGCGTATGGACTTGAACCACTCTTATCTTGGAGTGCCAATAACGCCTCCTTAATCATCTATACCGTTCAAGCATAAGGATTTAAAATCGATTAGATTTCGAGAACAGTAAGAGAATCataaattttttcaaaaaaagctAACCACGATCACAAGATCTTTACAATTAATTTTCTGTTACCTGGAAATAAGGAGGATGAGAGGGTTGAGATGCCTTAGCCGATTTAGGCTTCTTCTCTTTCGGAACCTtcgccttcttctccttcaccgGCTTCGCTGGCTTCTCCTCCACCGCCGTGGGCTCCACCGGCGGCAATTCAGCCACCACGGCCACCGTTTCACCTTCACCAGCCATTGAAAATTGATATCACAATACCCAAACAGAATTGAGACTAAACGCAGACGCTTTACTTCTGACGATGGCTTCGAAAGATCTGGTTCTCGCTATTTATACGAGTGCCCTGGTTTGGCGCAGAATGAGAAAGCGAGCTGTGATTGGTCAATTTACTCTCACACGGATCGTAAGCTTTTGGTGAGATATGATCGGAACCGTCCATGTGGATGGTAATCTTGACGTTATTGATTAATGCTATTTAGTGCCAGATTTTATGGATATGCTTGTTTTGCTACCCATCTTGAAACCAATCCAATAGGAAATCAAAGAAAAGGGtcatgaggattatgttctTGTGTTTAAGGGTTGTGTTTTCTTAATCAATTTGTGCCCTAATTTATTTGATTCCGATTATTTTCTCTAAATGATCATTTCTCTAGATTGAATAGCAGGCTTCAACGATTCTAGATATATATTTATCAATTAAAATGGCTATGGTTTGTGCTTCCTTTTTTAGCCCTTATGTGTTGAGTCAccttgtgtttgtgtttgtgtctGTGAGATGATAGTGTGAAGCATGGTtataggtattggtattggacaTCGTATCAGTCTCCTACGATATGGATATCGTTGCATTAGTATTGATTTGGTATCAATCTATTATTAGATGAAAAAAGAATCACTTTCTTGGTCGATACTGAACATATTTCTAGTTTGATAAGTTTGTACCTTATTTCGTTTCGTTGTGTTCCTCATTTAACTTTCACATGCCCGTCATTATATCTTTGCATAGTATGTAGCCTAATAAATTTGTACCCTATTTAATTCACTATATGCATCTCTTCACCTTTGTATATTATCTAGCTCGATAGGAGTGTACCTAAACTTGATTCATTATGTTAATCATTTCACATTTGCATATATCTAGCCCGCTAGGATTATACCCCGACTAAGCTCCATATGTTTATCATTTCATATTCACACAGCATCTAGCTTGATGGGTTTGTACCCCGATTCAGTTCACCATATTAATCTTTTCACTTTCAAATAATGTCTAACCCGATAGTTTTGTACCCCAAGTCAATTCACTATGTTAGTCATTTCACCTTTTTCTCCTGTCTAGCCAAATAGGTTAGTACCCAAATAGATGGAACCCACCCAAATAGATGGACCGATATGATACAATGCTTCATTCCATGTTGGGAAGTGAAagcctttctcttcttctatttcatttgcttcttttttgttcattttgcaTGAGTTGTCATTGATATAAAATGTATTTTTCAACATAGATTAatcataagaagaaaaaaattacgaTGTTGCA from Macadamia integrifolia cultivar HAES 741 chromosome 14, SCU_Mint_v3, whole genome shotgun sequence encodes the following:
- the LOC122062128 gene encoding histone H1, which produces MAGEGETVAVVAELPPVEPTAVEEKPAKPVKEKKAKVPKEKKPKSAKASQPSHPPYFQMIKEALLALQDKSGSSPYAIAKYMEEKHKAVLPANFRKILALQLKNCVAKGKLIKIKASFKLSESGKKDVVVKAAKTSAGKKDKVVKPKSGAAAPKASKTVKKTVTPAKKKTAKPVKKVGAKKMKRSTPAKPKQPKSIKSPAAKKAKKATAA
- the LOC122061865 gene encoding histone H3.3, with amino-acid sequence MARTKQTARKSTGGKAPRKQLATKAARKSAPTTGGVKKPHRYRPGTVALREIRKYQKSTELLIRKLPFQRLVREIAQDFKTDLRFQSHAVLALQEAAEAYLVGLFEDTNLCAIHAKRVTIMPKDIQLARRIRGERA